In Desulfosediminicola ganghwensis, a single window of DNA contains:
- the hcp gene encoding hydroxylamine reductase, with amino-acid sequence MFCFQCQEAAKGTGCTVKGVCGKQESTANLQDLLIFDLKGIAVLAKNLKEAGVVIDSNVGLFLAQGLFTTITNANFDDTSLENWIGRSQTIKRQLKRQLDGLQSTSAQQSIWSRLLNFLNPSEEASKSDKLAAAALWFAQDKTIYQEKAATVGVLATTDEDVRSLRELLILGLKGIGAYADHAAVLGVEKDEVYDFMIEALASTTEDLSVDEMVALVLKAGECAVTTMAALDAANTSAYGNPEITEVSLEVGDKPGILISGHDLKDLEELLIQTEGQGLDIYTHGEMLPANYYPTFKKYTHLKGNYGDSWWHQNKDFETFNGPILMTTNCIVPVKDSYRNRIYTTGMTGYPGVQHIDDRIDSRAKDFSAIIEQAKKCASPKAIETGSLIGGFAHNQVLALADKVVDAVKSGAIKRFVVMAGCDGRQKGRGYFTELAENLPEDTVILTAGCAKYRYNKLNLGDIGGIPRVLDAGQCNDSYSLAVIALKLKEVFELEDINELPISFDLGWYEQKAVAVLLALLHLGVKGIRLGPTLPAFVSPNVLNVLVDNFDIKPISTVQEDITAMMQGN; translated from the coding sequence ATGTTCTGTTTTCAATGTCAGGAAGCCGCTAAGGGTACAGGTTGCACAGTTAAAGGAGTATGCGGTAAGCAGGAGTCCACGGCAAACCTGCAGGATCTTCTTATTTTTGACCTCAAGGGAATTGCTGTTCTAGCGAAAAACCTGAAAGAAGCCGGGGTTGTAATAGATTCAAATGTTGGTCTTTTCCTTGCCCAGGGACTTTTCACTACCATTACCAACGCTAACTTCGATGACACAAGCCTTGAAAACTGGATTGGCCGCTCCCAGACCATTAAAAGGCAACTGAAGCGTCAACTGGACGGCCTGCAATCAACCAGCGCTCAACAGTCAATCTGGTCCAGACTTCTCAATTTTCTGAACCCATCAGAGGAAGCTTCCAAAAGTGACAAGCTCGCTGCAGCTGCCCTCTGGTTTGCCCAGGATAAAACCATTTATCAGGAAAAGGCAGCAACTGTCGGAGTCCTCGCCACCACTGACGAAGATGTGCGTTCTCTTAGAGAACTGCTGATCCTTGGTCTGAAAGGTATCGGCGCCTATGCAGATCACGCTGCTGTTCTCGGAGTTGAAAAGGATGAGGTGTATGACTTCATGATCGAAGCGCTGGCCTCCACAACCGAGGATCTGTCGGTCGATGAGATGGTTGCACTGGTTCTGAAAGCCGGTGAATGCGCTGTTACCACCATGGCAGCCCTTGATGCTGCCAACACGTCTGCCTATGGCAACCCTGAAATTACAGAAGTAAGCCTTGAAGTAGGAGATAAGCCGGGAATTCTTATCAGTGGTCACGACCTCAAGGACCTTGAGGAACTCCTTATCCAGACCGAGGGCCAGGGGCTCGACATCTACACCCATGGTGAAATGCTGCCGGCCAACTACTACCCGACCTTCAAGAAATATACACACCTCAAGGGAAATTACGGGGATTCCTGGTGGCATCAGAACAAGGATTTTGAGACCTTCAACGGCCCGATCCTTATGACCACCAACTGCATTGTACCGGTGAAGGATTCGTACAGGAATCGTATCTACACGACAGGTATGACCGGTTACCCGGGCGTTCAGCACATTGACGACAGGATAGACAGCAGGGCCAAGGATTTCTCTGCCATTATCGAGCAGGCTAAGAAGTGCGCTTCGCCAAAGGCCATAGAGACCGGCAGTCTGATAGGCGGATTCGCCCACAATCAGGTACTCGCCTTAGCGGATAAAGTAGTTGATGCTGTAAAATCAGGCGCAATCAAGCGCTTTGTGGTTATGGCCGGTTGCGATGGCCGGCAAAAAGGGCGTGGCTATTTCACAGAGCTAGCCGAAAATCTTCCTGAGGATACTGTAATCCTGACCGCAGGGTGCGCGAAATACCGATACAACAAGCTGAACCTCGGAGACATCGGCGGTATCCCCCGAGTTCTTGATGCAGGTCAATGTAATGACAGCTATTCTCTCGCTGTAATTGCCCTGAAACTGAAAGAAGTATTTGAGCTGGAAGATATTAATGAGCTGCCAATCTCATTTGATCTCGGCTGGTATGAGCAGAAAGCGGTCGCGGTACTACTTGCCCTGCTCCACCTGGGGGTGAAGGGAATCCGTCTTGGACCGACTCTGCCGGCGTTTGTTTCGCCAAATGTTCTCAATGTTCTGGTGGACAACTTTGACATAAAACCGATCTCGACAGTGCAGGAAGATATTACAGCTATGATGCAAGGTAACTAA
- a CDS encoding DUF3857 domain-containing transglutaminase family protein, with the protein MKFRLVLFLAAIVGCVSPIYSAEAAEYTMASEPAWAAPAQLPEKGWAQRADHTEGVAYLLLDRQYLVDSEGQKLFVHFAEQAVNPSGVGEISHISIEFDPLYEKLSLHKLVIHRNGEVIDYLSRAKINLIQRETGLDRQIYDGEKTLNIFIEDVRVGDIVEHSYTLAGANPAFNGHFAEALATQWAVPVGRVHYSILWSRDTTLYFTTANSNIKPQIEFDGDVTRYTWRYDYVEGLLLGDTSNAPAWHQPYGRLYLSDYVSWSEVSRWGWQLYRQDQGDGLVKETATALSKGTRSEEERILAVLRFVQDEIRYLGMEMGLHSFKPTSSGQVIVQRYGDCKGKAALMVELLRELGIKAQPALVHNSKGLNRVQLLPTPKAFNHVIVFVESEGERYWLDPTLSYQRGELDGLYQPDYGYAVRISENGYELEKMFENRPSLHKKEVTEVFDLSGKTDDKVKYTINTRHERRFADHIRRNLSESSRKEIEQSYLDYTARYYPDVERIDGLQIIDDEKNNTITEIEQYSISKIWEQQQGDSYEYAGFEPGLLYNYINKGISVRRSVPLELSHPIQIRQTTIIKLPEGFVFEEQHQQIIDKAFRFSYDVHFEDATLVLEYSYQSLSDHVLPADLVDYAGHMDQAYDLLGFWIQQPSPNPFQGHFGIDTSDLNTGMLVTIYSTAVLVCGIMWWLIFFYDPGFARRQSGESKTEGIRGWLVMPGVALAMCPVLVIWLNWEAGFLFSASQWAQLGQQFGSSMQLVVALQMIGVVFLLLFPLGLLVLYLSRRSTFPKLFLLYLLVWQLFVISDGAAIWLFDVADPETVRAGVQQFLGVTLAVLVSGAYLLRSDQVKVVFNQRKTPSPDGNIGESGEENEGVVALGSLKN; encoded by the coding sequence ATGAAATTTCGTCTTGTGCTGTTCCTGGCTGCAATTGTTGGGTGTGTTAGTCCAATATATTCTGCAGAGGCCGCTGAATATACGATGGCCTCTGAACCGGCATGGGCGGCTCCTGCACAATTGCCGGAAAAGGGGTGGGCGCAAAGGGCGGATCATACCGAAGGAGTGGCGTACCTGCTGCTGGACAGGCAGTATCTTGTCGATTCGGAGGGACAAAAATTATTCGTCCATTTTGCCGAACAGGCTGTGAACCCATCGGGTGTCGGGGAGATATCCCACATTTCCATTGAATTTGATCCCTTATATGAAAAGCTGAGCCTGCATAAGCTGGTTATTCACCGTAATGGCGAGGTCATTGACTATCTCAGTCGTGCCAAAATCAACCTTATCCAGAGAGAGACCGGTCTGGACCGTCAGATTTATGATGGTGAGAAAACACTGAACATCTTTATCGAGGATGTCCGCGTCGGTGATATTGTTGAGCACAGTTATACTTTGGCCGGCGCAAATCCTGCCTTTAACGGTCACTTCGCAGAAGCGCTGGCAACACAGTGGGCCGTGCCGGTGGGGCGGGTTCATTATTCCATTCTCTGGTCACGTGATACAACACTCTACTTCACGACGGCAAACTCAAATATCAAGCCGCAGATCGAATTTGATGGGGATGTTACCCGTTATACCTGGCGATATGACTATGTGGAAGGGTTGTTGCTCGGTGACACTTCGAATGCCCCGGCATGGCATCAGCCCTATGGAAGACTCTACCTCAGCGACTATGTAAGCTGGTCGGAGGTGAGCAGGTGGGGGTGGCAGCTTTACAGGCAGGACCAGGGGGATGGTTTGGTCAAGGAAACCGCAACCGCTCTCAGCAAGGGTACGCGTTCAGAGGAAGAGCGGATTTTGGCGGTGCTCAGGTTTGTGCAGGATGAGATCCGTTATCTTGGCATGGAGATGGGCCTGCATTCATTTAAACCCACATCTTCCGGGCAGGTTATTGTTCAACGTTACGGAGATTGCAAAGGCAAGGCGGCTTTGATGGTAGAGTTGCTGAGAGAACTTGGAATTAAAGCACAACCGGCTCTGGTGCACAATTCGAAAGGGCTGAATAGAGTACAGTTATTGCCGACGCCCAAAGCGTTTAACCACGTGATTGTCTTTGTTGAGAGTGAGGGGGAGCGATATTGGCTCGATCCGACTCTAAGCTATCAGCGAGGTGAACTGGATGGGTTGTACCAGCCGGATTACGGGTATGCAGTTCGAATATCTGAAAACGGCTATGAGTTGGAGAAGATGTTTGAAAACCGGCCGTCTCTCCACAAAAAAGAGGTGACAGAGGTATTTGATCTATCAGGTAAAACGGATGATAAAGTCAAATATACCATCAACACACGACATGAACGTCGTTTTGCAGATCACATCCGCAGAAATCTGTCGGAATCCAGCCGTAAGGAGATCGAACAGTCGTATCTGGATTATACAGCCCGGTATTATCCTGACGTCGAGCGGATAGATGGGTTGCAGATTATTGATGATGAAAAAAATAATACAATTACAGAAATTGAGCAGTACAGCATCTCGAAGATATGGGAGCAGCAACAGGGCGATAGCTATGAGTATGCTGGTTTTGAACCCGGTCTGTTATACAATTATATAAATAAGGGTATTTCTGTGAGGCGGTCGGTACCGCTGGAGCTGTCGCATCCAATACAGATCAGACAGACTACCATAATCAAGCTGCCGGAAGGCTTTGTGTTTGAAGAGCAGCACCAGCAGATAATCGACAAGGCATTTCGCTTCAGCTATGATGTTCACTTTGAGGATGCTACCCTGGTGCTGGAGTATAGTTATCAGTCGCTCAGTGATCATGTTTTGCCTGCAGATCTCGTCGACTATGCCGGTCATATGGATCAGGCGTATGATCTGCTCGGTTTCTGGATACAGCAGCCCAGCCCGAATCCTTTTCAGGGCCACTTCGGGATTGATACCAGCGACCTGAACACCGGTATGCTGGTGACTATTTACAGTACCGCGGTATTGGTGTGCGGGATTATGTGGTGGCTGATCTTTTTTTACGATCCAGGGTTTGCCAGGCGGCAGTCTGGCGAGAGCAAAACGGAGGGTATCAGAGGCTGGCTGGTCATGCCGGGAGTTGCCCTGGCAATGTGCCCGGTGCTGGTGATCTGGCTGAATTGGGAGGCAGGCTTTCTGTTTTCAGCTTCTCAATGGGCACAGCTTGGTCAGCAGTTTGGCAGTTCAATGCAGCTGGTGGTAGCATTGCAAATGATTGGTGTGGTTTTTTTGCTCCTTTTTCCCCTGGGGCTGCTGGTACTCTATTTGAGCCGACGCTCTACCTTCCCGAAGCTTTTCCTGCTTTACCTGCTGGTATGGCAGCTGTTCGTTATCAGTGATGGTGCGGCTATCTGGTTGTTTGATGTCGCAGATCCAGAGACTGTCCGGGCAGGAGTTCAGCAGTTCCTTGGGGTTACTCTTGCTGTGCTGGTAAGCGGTGCCTACCTGTTGCGTTCAGATCAGGTCAAGGTGGTTTTTAACCAAAGGAAGACCCCTTCCCCTGATGGAAACATTGGCGAATCAGGTGAAGAGAATGAGGGGGTGGTGGCGCTTGGGTCGCTGAAAAACTGA
- a CDS encoding GNAT family N-acetyltransferase, translating to MKCQLKRTRLHDVREPMFNRAWELYTQSFPADERRLPAGQSAVMAKNEYRCEWIEADGHFAGLLFWWSVAGMRYVEHLATSPGMRGKGLGKQILEDFIAESVSPILLEVEKPELAVTPAEQWIRQRRVDFYTRLNFILNRHEYYQPPYFPGGERLNLYVMSYQQPLSKETLAEFVSGCHPVIYGPECPTPLRLACCRNGR from the coding sequence ATGAAGTGTCAGTTAAAAAGAACCCGATTGCATGATGTACGTGAGCCGATGTTTAACAGAGCGTGGGAGCTGTATACGCAATCGTTTCCAGCCGATGAGAGGCGATTGCCGGCTGGCCAGTCGGCTGTGATGGCAAAGAATGAGTACAGATGCGAATGGATTGAGGCAGATGGTCATTTTGCCGGTCTGCTCTTTTGGTGGTCAGTTGCTGGTATGCGCTATGTCGAACACCTGGCAACAAGCCCTGGTATGAGGGGGAAGGGGCTTGGTAAACAGATACTAGAGGATTTTATCGCCGAATCGGTATCCCCAATCCTGCTCGAGGTTGAGAAACCCGAACTGGCTGTAACTCCGGCCGAGCAATGGATACGGCAGCGGAGAGTTGACTTTTATACCAGACTCAATTTCATCCTGAATCGTCATGAGTATTATCAGCCGCCATATTTCCCAGGTGGAGAGCGTCTCAATCTTTACGTGATGTCGTATCAGCAACCGCTCTCCAAAGAAACGTTGGCAGAATTTGTCTCTGGTTGCCATCCGGTAATCTACGGGCCTGAATGTCCGACACCCCTCAGGCTGGCTTGCTGCCGGAATGGGAGATAA
- a CDS encoding ABC transporter permease gives MSLIELCKAELRAIFTNPALLLTVLGGVLFYSVLYPLPYVSQVPREQQVVVADLDGSQLSRKLLRMVDATPQVNIIRQAGSINEAKQILMEQDLAGMLVIPENFYRDLLMGRQPAVSFAGDASYFLVFGTVMEGMTGAGQTLAAQVKVSRLLVDGQALPMAEQQYTPVKLRLHAMFNEAEGYVNYVIPAVFVLILHQTLIMGLGILAGSEKENLARQKSVGEEPYWLKVSPLALVCVRASIFVGIYLLLCCYYFGICLQIYDLPRLAEVGDIVMFGLVFLFATSFFGVALGSVLGRREQVTVIALVSSLPLVFSCGFIWPETAIPGWIVMLVQLVPAVPGIDGMVKLNQMGASIQQVLPNMQHLLLLGAVSLVLAVTLMSRRKRLALKEMNKTC, from the coding sequence ATGAGTTTGATTGAGCTATGCAAAGCAGAGTTGCGGGCCATCTTCACCAACCCGGCCCTGCTGTTGACAGTTTTGGGCGGGGTATTGTTTTACAGTGTGCTCTACCCCTTGCCCTATGTATCGCAGGTGCCGAGAGAGCAGCAGGTCGTAGTGGCCGATCTCGACGGGAGTCAGCTGAGTAGAAAATTACTGCGCATGGTGGATGCCACTCCCCAGGTAAACATTATCCGGCAGGCCGGTTCCATCAACGAGGCGAAGCAGATACTCATGGAGCAGGACCTGGCCGGAATGCTGGTTATTCCCGAAAATTTTTATCGCGATCTGCTTATGGGGCGGCAGCCTGCTGTTTCATTTGCTGGAGATGCCAGCTATTTTCTGGTCTTCGGCACAGTGATGGAGGGGATGACCGGAGCCGGACAAACTCTGGCGGCGCAGGTAAAGGTCTCGCGACTGCTGGTCGATGGCCAGGCCCTGCCCATGGCAGAACAGCAGTATACGCCGGTGAAACTCCGTCTGCACGCCATGTTCAATGAGGCGGAAGGGTATGTGAATTATGTTATTCCAGCAGTATTTGTCCTTATTCTGCACCAGACCCTGATTATGGGACTAGGCATTCTGGCGGGCAGCGAAAAAGAAAATCTGGCGCGCCAGAAGAGCGTGGGCGAGGAGCCATACTGGCTAAAGGTATCACCGCTTGCGCTGGTGTGTGTCCGGGCTTCGATTTTTGTAGGTATCTATCTGTTGCTCTGCTGTTACTATTTTGGTATCTGCCTGCAAATTTATGATCTGCCGCGCCTCGCAGAGGTGGGAGATATCGTCATGTTCGGGCTGGTATTTCTTTTTGCGACCAGTTTCTTCGGGGTGGCGCTGGGATCGGTGCTTGGCAGAAGGGAGCAGGTGACGGTCATTGCCCTTGTCAGTTCACTGCCGCTGGTTTTCAGCTGCGGTTTTATCTGGCCGGAGACGGCTATTCCCGGCTGGATCGTTATGTTGGTTCAGCTTGTTCCTGCAGTTCCAGGCATAGACGGTATGGTCAAGCTGAACCAGATGGGGGCCTCTATTCAGCAGGTTTTGCCGAATATGCAACACCTGTTGCTGCTCGGCGCTGTGAGCCTGGTGCTGGCGGTGACGCTGATGTCGCGCAGAAAACGTTTGGCGTTAAAAGAGATGAATAAAACGTGCTGA
- a CDS encoding ABC transporter permease, translated as MMSGTGVQRKSEWRLLVSDPWLQALTGWLPLLLFLMIYAIFAQGLPRDLAIGVVDLDKSQLSRMLVRGYDSSPTLAVTRSYSSLAEGLQDMRGGELYGVVLIGRDSEKHMMLGIPPEVNGFYNSQYLLTGKLVKAALAEAHMTTVARIDVKKRLLGDGARVVSEALAGAVPVSTQVTALYNISRNYAQFLCTAIIPAIWQILIVMVTVYSFSIELRNNPSAGLGGWLQDKPFSALLNKLVPYTCIFWFQGLVTIIGMFVIAGWPMHGSFAVLACAQLLTVCACQAMGALIFFLIRDAARAISTAGAFSAPGLAFMGVTFPVTDMIYPAQVWRSLLPVSHYMDIQITQANYGATIGASMSDFINLFAFVVPALIVLALAYRYRLKESEIVDKREAGLEGEVRA; from the coding sequence ATGATGAGCGGCACCGGAGTACAGCGAAAATCAGAGTGGCGGCTGCTGGTTTCAGATCCCTGGTTACAGGCCCTGACTGGTTGGCTGCCTCTGCTGCTCTTTTTGATGATCTATGCGATCTTTGCGCAAGGGTTGCCCAGGGACCTGGCCATAGGTGTGGTCGACCTGGATAAAAGCCAGCTATCACGAATGCTTGTTCGTGGCTATGATAGTTCGCCGACCCTGGCGGTGACACGATCATATAGTTCGTTGGCAGAAGGGCTGCAGGATATGCGGGGAGGCGAACTCTACGGAGTGGTTCTGATCGGGCGTGACAGTGAAAAGCATATGATGCTCGGTATTCCGCCAGAAGTGAATGGCTTCTACAATAGTCAGTATCTCCTCACCGGCAAACTGGTGAAAGCGGCTCTTGCTGAGGCCCATATGACCACAGTGGCCAGAATTGACGTGAAAAAGCGTCTGCTGGGCGACGGTGCTCGGGTGGTGAGCGAGGCGCTGGCTGGTGCCGTGCCTGTCTCGACCCAGGTGACGGCGCTCTATAACATCAGCCGCAATTATGCGCAGTTTCTCTGCACCGCAATTATCCCGGCTATCTGGCAGATTTTGATCGTAATGGTAACCGTCTACAGTTTCTCCATCGAGCTGCGAAACAACCCCTCCGCCGGGCTTGGTGGCTGGTTACAGGACAAGCCCTTTTCTGCTCTCCTGAACAAACTCGTTCCGTACACCTGTATCTTCTGGTTCCAGGGCCTTGTAACCATAATTGGCATGTTTGTAATCGCAGGTTGGCCCATGCATGGCAGTTTTGCGGTACTGGCCTGTGCGCAGTTACTCACGGTTTGTGCCTGCCAGGCCATGGGGGCTCTGATCTTTTTCCTTATCCGGGATGCTGCCCGTGCGATAAGCACGGCCGGAGCATTCTCTGCCCCGGGGCTTGCCTTTATGGGGGTAACGTTTCCGGTGACAGATATGATCTATCCTGCCCAGGTGTGGCGGAGTCTTTTGCCGGTAAGCCATTACATGGACATTCAGATAACCCAGGCAAACTATGGTGCCACGATTGGTGCTTCCATGTCGGATTTTATTAATCTGTTCGCCTTTGTTGTACCGGCCCTGATTGTGCTGGCATTGGCATATCGTTATCGGCTTAAAGAATCGGAAATTGTCGATAAAAGGGAAGCAGGGCTTGAAGGTGAGGTGCGGGCATGA
- a CDS encoding HlyD family secretion protein, translating into MRFLQTLLLVAVGAGVTGYLCYGFWQAYQPQPTMIQGQIEAQQYNISSKVPGRIEAVNVKKGDQVASGDLIFTIYSPELEAKLAQARAGQDTADAMAEQANKGARDQEVAAARDQWQKAKAAADLLEKTYARIENLYKDGVVPEQKRDEVYTQLQAAHYTENAAYQLYQMAEEGAREETKKAAEGQARMAAGAVAEVEAYAADTSIISHSGGEVSQVLLQDGELAPQGFPVVTLVDMDDAWAVFNIREDMLTMFSKGTEFTASIPALGSEYSFQVSHVAVLGDFATWRATNTSKGFDMRTFEVEARPVEAVEGLRVGMSVVVTMP; encoded by the coding sequence ATGCGTTTTTTACAAACATTGTTGCTGGTAGCTGTGGGTGCAGGAGTGACCGGATATCTCTGTTATGGGTTCTGGCAGGCGTACCAGCCGCAGCCCACAATGATTCAGGGGCAGATCGAGGCGCAACAATACAATATTTCCTCAAAGGTTCCGGGCCGTATTGAGGCGGTGAATGTTAAGAAAGGTGATCAGGTTGCCAGCGGGGATCTGATTTTCACCATTTACAGCCCGGAGCTTGAGGCGAAACTGGCCCAGGCCAGAGCGGGTCAGGATACTGCGGATGCGATGGCAGAGCAGGCCAACAAGGGAGCACGCGATCAGGAAGTTGCTGCGGCCCGTGACCAGTGGCAAAAGGCCAAGGCTGCTGCTGATCTGCTCGAGAAAACGTATGCCCGCATTGAAAACCTCTATAAGGACGGGGTAGTGCCTGAGCAAAAACGGGATGAGGTCTATACCCAGCTTCAGGCTGCTCACTATACTGAGAACGCTGCTTATCAGCTCTATCAGATGGCTGAGGAAGGTGCCCGTGAGGAGACCAAGAAAGCCGCGGAAGGCCAGGCTCGGATGGCTGCAGGCGCTGTAGCCGAGGTAGAAGCATATGCCGCCGATACCAGCATTATAAGCCATAGTGGCGGAGAAGTGAGTCAGGTCTTGCTTCAGGACGGTGAGTTGGCCCCCCAGGGGTTTCCTGTGGTGACCCTGGTCGATATGGATGACGCCTGGGCGGTGTTCAATATCCGTGAAGATATGCTGACCATGTTCAGTAAGGGCACTGAGTTTACTGCCTCGATTCCGGCTCTTGGCAGTGAGTATAGCTTTCAGGTAAGTCACGTCGCAGTCTTGGGGGATTTTGCCACCTGGCGGGCGACGAACACCAGTAAAGGTTTTGATATGCGCACCTTTGAAGTCGAGGCGCGGCCGGTAGAGGCTGTCGAAGGGCTCAGGGTTGGCATGAGTGTTGTCGTGACAATGCCATGA
- a CDS encoding TolC family protein — protein sequence MKRFICRTTVGALVCTLPLFLGTGAGAAEISFTEAWQRVKASNELLQAEQANIERAEHERSANRDLYLPQLNLSAGYMYLDDSVELSGSQILDSISGSEELLDALKPILGSIGVDPTSLLGLSSTISEREVLISGLSMLWPLYTGGRITAAQDIAKARVRESELQYQLKLRDRFEELSKRYFGVVFAEQIVATRLEVEASLKKHLNHATLLYKNGQVAEVERMQAEASYDRARVNRLKAEADRKIASTALNSMLAVEEPAQPATPLFVRDDLPLLESSINGALAGFPGLAIFDAKEEMVAGKAAVEKGKYFPEVAAVGNYSLHEGDGLAFELTPDWFVGVSVSLPIIDRSGRGGHYRAAKSLERRIDLLRSQARKDISLLVEKTWRETSQALAEYEGLETSLKLAEETVVLRNKAFQQGLATSLDVIDANLFVASVKTQRSLAAYTYIKRLARLLTLSGDVGDEGFDVQLIEGE from the coding sequence GTGAAACGATTTATTTGTCGGACGACGGTAGGAGCATTGGTATGCACTCTGCCTCTTTTTCTCGGCACAGGCGCCGGTGCTGCAGAGATCAGTTTTACCGAGGCCTGGCAGCGGGTGAAAGCGAGTAATGAACTGCTGCAGGCGGAACAGGCGAATATTGAGCGTGCCGAACATGAGCGGTCTGCCAATCGTGATTTGTATTTGCCCCAGCTGAACCTCTCGGCGGGCTATATGTATCTCGATGACAGTGTTGAACTGAGCGGTTCGCAGATACTTGACTCCATTTCAGGAAGTGAAGAACTGCTTGATGCATTGAAGCCGATCCTAGGGTCGATTGGTGTTGATCCGACTTCATTGCTCGGTCTCAGTTCAACCATCAGCGAGCGGGAGGTGTTGATCAGCGGTCTCTCCATGCTCTGGCCGCTCTATACCGGAGGCAGGATCACCGCAGCACAGGATATTGCCAAAGCCAGGGTCAGGGAGTCGGAACTGCAGTATCAGTTAAAACTTCGTGACCGCTTTGAAGAACTCAGCAAACGTTATTTCGGCGTGGTCTTTGCCGAACAGATAGTCGCCACTCGCCTGGAAGTGGAGGCGAGCCTGAAAAAGCACCTGAACCATGCCACCCTGCTCTATAAAAACGGCCAGGTTGCCGAGGTTGAGCGCATGCAGGCCGAGGCTTCCTACGATCGGGCCAGGGTTAACCGGCTGAAAGCCGAAGCTGATCGTAAAATTGCCTCCACCGCTTTAAACAGTATGCTCGCTGTCGAAGAGCCGGCCCAGCCGGCTACCCCGCTGTTCGTGCGGGACGATCTGCCGCTCCTGGAGAGCAGCATAAATGGTGCGCTTGCCGGTTTTCCGGGTCTGGCAATATTTGACGCCAAGGAGGAAATGGTCGCAGGCAAGGCGGCAGTTGAGAAAGGTAAGTATTTTCCAGAGGTGGCCGCTGTTGGTAATTACAGCCTGCACGAGGGTGACGGGCTTGCCTTCGAGCTGACTCCCGATTGGTTTGTGGGGGTGAGTGTAAGCTTGCCTATTATTGACCGTTCAGGGCGTGGTGGGCATTATCGGGCGGCGAAAAGCCTGGAGAGAAGGATCGATCTGCTCAGGAGTCAGGCCAGAAAGGATATCAGCCTGCTGGTGGAGAAGACCTGGCGTGAAACCTCCCAGGCACTGGCCGAATATGAGGGGCTGGAGACATCACTCAAATTGGCGGAAGAAACCGTCGTGCTCAGGAACAAGGCCTTTCAGCAGGGACTTGCCACCTCTCTGGATGTGATCGATGCCAACCTGTTTGTGGCTTCGGTAAAAACTCAGCGGTCGCTTGCCGCCTATACCTATATAAAACGTCTGGCCAGGCTGCTCACTCTCAGCGGGGATGTGGGTGATGAAGGGTTTGACGTGCAACTGATAGAAGGGGAATGA